A stretch of Bubalus bubalis isolate 160015118507 breed Murrah chromosome 19, NDDB_SH_1, whole genome shotgun sequence DNA encodes these proteins:
- the PELO gene encoding protein pelota homolog, giving the protein MKLVRKDIEKDNAGQVTLVPEEPEDMWHTYNLVQVGDSLRASTIRKVQTESSTGSVGSNRVRTTLTLCVEAIDFDSQACQLRVKGTNIQENEYVKMGAYHTIELEPNRQFTLAKKQWDSVVLERIEQACDPAWSADVAAVVMQEGLAHICLVTPSMTLTRAKVEVNIPRKRKGNCSQHDRALERFYEQVVQAIQRHIHFDVVKCVLVASPGFVREQFCDYMFQQAVKTDNKVLLENRSKFLQVHASSGHKYSLKEALCDPTVASRLSDTKAAGEVKALDDFYKMLQHEPDRAFYGLKQVEKANEAMAIDTLLISDELFRHQDVATRSRYVRLVDSVKENAGTVRIFSSLHVSGEQLSQLTGIAAILRFPVPELSDQENDSSSEEDE; this is encoded by the exons ATGAAGCTCGTGAGGAAGGACATTGAGAAAGACAATGCGGGCCAGGTGACCCTGGTTCCCGAGGAACCCGAGGACATGTGGCACACCTACAATCTAGTGCAGGTGGGCGACAGTTTGCGCGCTTCCACCATCCGCAAGGTGCAGACCGAGTCCTCCACCGGCAGCGTGGGAAGCAACCGGGTCCGCACGACCCTCACTCTCTGCGTGGAGGCCATCGACTTCGACTCCCAAGCCTGCCAGCTGCGGGTCAAGGGGACCAACATCCAGGAGAATGAGTATGTCAAGATGGGGGCTTACCACACCATCGAGCTGGAGCCCAACCGCCAGTTCACCCTGGCCAAAAAACAGTGGGACAGTGTGGTTCTGGAGCGCATCGAGCAAGCCTGTGACCCAGCCTGGAGCGCCGATGTGGCGGCTGTGGTTATGCAGGAAGGCCTCGCCCACATCTGCTTAGTCACTCCCAGCATGACCCTCACTCGGGCCAAGGTGGAAGTGAACATCCCTCGGAAACGGAAAGGCAACTGCTCGCAGCACGACCGGGCCTTGGAGCGGTTCTATGAACAGGTGGTCCAGGCCATCCAGCGCCACATACACTTCGATGTTGTAAAGTGCGTCCTAGTGGCCAGCCCAGGATTTGTGAGGGAGCAGTTCTGCGACTACATGTTTCAACAGGCAGTGAAGACCGACAACAAAGTGCTCCTGGAAAACCGGTCCAAATTCCTTCAG GTACATGCCTCCTCTGGACACAAGTACTCCCTGAAagaggctctttgtgaccctacagtaGCTAGCCGCCTTTCAGACACGAAAGCCGCTGGGGAAGTAAAGGCCTTGGATGATTTCTATAAAATGTTGCAACACGAACCGGACCGAGCATTTTATGGACTcaagcaggtggagaaggccaATGAGGCCATGGCAATTGACACATTGCTCATCAGCGATGAGCTCTTCAGGCACCAGGATGTAGCCACACGCAGCCGGTATGTGCGGCTGGTGGACAGCGTGAAAGAGAACGCAGGCACCGTTAGGATATTCTCTAGCCTTCACGTGTCTGGGGAACAGCTCAGCCAGTTGACTGGAATAGCTGCCATCCTCCGCTTCCCTGTCCCTGAACTCTCTGACCAAGAGAATGATTCCAGTTCTGAAGAAGATGAATGA